In Arthrobacter ramosus, one DNA window encodes the following:
- a CDS encoding DDE-type integrase/transposase/recombinase: MIIGSQRTALELAGVSRGTWHYRSNPRPAVQDPIHQADRAYECRISTAHHDRILGLILAGWEKGNSVDHAFATAWDNGVLLASNRTWWRIAAGHEDQQARPIIPRKRGVKRGSSEMPVVKATGPCQVWSWDITDIYSKWQGKVFKVYSIMDIFSREIVGWRAEERESDHLAAEMFETAIARHGAPLIVHADSGPAMRSNLLRDTLTVHGVELSHNRPYVSLLTG; encoded by the coding sequence GTGATCATCGGCTCCCAGCGGACAGCGCTCGAGCTGGCGGGCGTGTCGCGCGGGACCTGGCATTACCGGTCCAATCCCCGTCCGGCGGTGCAGGACCCGATCCACCAGGCCGACCGGGCCTACGAATGCCGGATCAGCACCGCGCATCACGACCGGATCCTGGGGCTCATCCTGGCCGGTTGGGAGAAGGGCAACTCCGTCGACCATGCCTTCGCCACCGCCTGGGACAACGGCGTGCTGCTCGCCTCCAACCGCACGTGGTGGCGGATCGCGGCAGGGCACGAGGATCAGCAGGCCCGCCCCATCATCCCGCGCAAGCGTGGGGTCAAGCGCGGCTCCTCTGAGATGCCGGTGGTCAAGGCCACCGGACCCTGCCAGGTCTGGTCCTGGGACATCACGGACATCTATTCAAAGTGGCAGGGGAAGGTTTTCAAGGTGTACTCCATCATGGACATCTTCTCCCGGGAGATCGTCGGCTGGCGGGCGGAGGAACGCGAGTCCGACCACCTCGCCGCGGAGATGTTCGAGACAGCCATCGCCCGGCACGGCGCCCCGCTCATCGTGCATGCCGATTCAGGCCCGGCCATGAGATCAAACCTGCTCCGTGACACCCTCACCGTCCACGGCGTGGAACTCAGCCATAACCGCCCCTACGTCTCCCTCTTAACCGGCTAA
- a CDS encoding GNAT family N-acetyltransferase → MNELSAIWPTFGLTLTTPRLVLRPIQDADIPAAVGAALSGIHAPGKSPFSNPWTELPEDELGANMARWYWRCRAGMTPESWTLLLGIWHNDDFIGCQDVEAKNFASLKTVSTGSWLKKGAQGQGLGKEMRAAALSYAFDYLNAQVATSEAAIWNKQSLGVSASLGYEPNGSYRDQWGTDVVEVQRVRLTSNSFSRPGWKLKVEGHEAAARFLGL, encoded by the coding sequence ATGAACGAGCTAAGCGCCATCTGGCCAACCTTCGGTCTTACGCTGACCACGCCCCGTTTGGTCTTGCGCCCCATCCAGGACGCTGACATCCCTGCAGCGGTCGGGGCAGCCCTCAGCGGCATTCACGCCCCTGGGAAGTCGCCCTTCAGCAACCCCTGGACGGAACTCCCCGAAGATGAGTTGGGTGCCAACATGGCCCGATGGTACTGGCGCTGCCGGGCAGGAATGACTCCGGAATCATGGACGCTCCTCCTCGGCATCTGGCACAACGACGATTTCATTGGCTGCCAGGATGTGGAGGCGAAGAACTTCGCATCGTTGAAGACTGTCTCCACCGGCTCCTGGCTCAAGAAAGGCGCCCAAGGCCAAGGCCTCGGCAAGGAGATGCGCGCTGCCGCCCTCAGTTACGCCTTCGACTATCTGAACGCACAAGTAGCGACCTCCGAAGCCGCCATTTGGAACAAGCAATCCCTGGGCGTTTCCGCCAGCCTCGGCTATGAACCCAACGGCAGTTACCGCGACCAATGGGGCACCGACGTCGTCGAAGTCCAACGCGTTCGCCTCACCTCGAACTCCTTCAGCCGACCCGGTTGGAAGCTAAAGGTAGAAGGCCATGAAGCCGCAGCAAGGTTCCTGGGTTTGTGA